The following are from one region of the Juglans regia cultivar Chandler chromosome 10, Walnut 2.0, whole genome shotgun sequence genome:
- the LOC109004809 gene encoding protein trichome birefringence-like 14 gives MKGGNNYRLRGRNLSLTLAVLIVTTIALWAWEKNPFSNTLPSAQEHYIIPSSEFHSDARNESAVSWNPMEKIGENSSQVIITAAAKGEEKTFGTTPVDAISAFTPEMIDSTSSSQTKFCNYAKGRWVADSRRPLYSGFGCKQWLSGMWACRLTQREDFSFEGYRWQPENCEMPEFERHTFLERMQDKTIAFIGDSLGRQQFQSLMCMASGGEESPEVENVGKKYGLVKARGAIRPDGWAYRFPKTNTTILYYWSASLSDLVPLNISDRTTDVAMHLDRPPAFMRRFLNQFDVLVLNTGHHWNRGKLNANRWVMHVDGKPNEDNKLAEIRNAKNFTIYSIVRWVDSQLPSHPHLKVFFRTISPRHFVNGDWNTGGTCDNTIPLSGGSEVVQDESSDPVVEGAVKGTRVKILDITAISQLRDEGHMSHYSIRGTPGVNDCLHWCLPGIPDTWNELLIAQI, from the exons ATGAAAGGAGGAAATAATTATAGATTGAGGGGGAGAAATCTTTCTCTCACTTTGGCTGTACTCATTGTTACAACCATAGCACTTTGGGCTTGGGAAAAAAATCCTTTTTCTAATACTCTACCTTCAGCCCAGGAGCATTATATAATACCTTCATCAG AGTTTCATTCGGACGCCCGAAATGAGTCTGCAGTATCCTGGAATCCAATGGAGAAAATTGGGGAAAATAGTTCACAGGTGATCATTACAGCAGCAGctaaaggagaagaaaaaaccTTTGGTACTACACCAGTGGATGCTATATCTGCATTCACTCCTGAAATGATAGACAGTACATCCTCCTCTCAGACTAAAT TCTGCAATTATGCTAAGGGTAGATGGGTTGCTGACAGCCGGAGGCCATTGTATTCAGGATTCGGATGCAAACAGTGGTTATCAGGAATGTGGGCATGTAGACTAACACAAAgagaagatttttcttttgagggATATCGGTGGCAGCCTGAAAATTGTGAAATGCCAGAGTTTGAGCGGCACACATTCTTAGAAAG AATGCAGGACAAAACCATTGCATTTATAGGAGATTCATTGGGGCGGCAGCAGTTCCAGTCTTTAATGTGTATGGCAAGTGGTGGGGAAGAGAGCCCAGAAGTTGAAAATGTGGGCAAAAAGTATGGTCTTGTCAAAGCTCGCGGAGCCATTCGTCCCGATGGCTGGGCTTATCGGTTCCCAAAAACCAATACTACCATCTTATACTACTGGTCAGCAAGTCTGAGTGATTTAGTGCCACTAAATATCTCAGACCGAACCACCGATGTGGCTATGCATCTGGACCGTCCTCCAGCTTTCATGAGACGGTTCCTCAATCAGTTTGATGTGTTGGTTCTAAACACAGGACACCACTGGAACAGGGGTAAGCTCAATGCAAATCGTTGGGTGATGCACGTAGATGGAAAGCCGAATGAAGACAATAAACTTGCTGAAATTAGGAATGCCaagaattttacaatttatagtATTGTCAGATGGGTTGATTCACAACTTCCCTCACATCCCCATCTCAAGGTTTTCTTTAGGACTATCTCACCTAGGCACTTCGTTAATGGGGATTGGAACACTGGGGGAACCTGTGATAATACCATTCCATTGTCAGGAGGAAGTGAAGTTGTGCAGGATGAGTCAAGTGATCCTGTTGTTGAGGGTGCTGTAAAGGGCACAAGAGTAAAGATTTTGGATATAACTGCAATTTCTCAACTGAGAGATGAGGGTCACATGTCCCACTACAGCATTAGAGGAACTCCTGGTGTAAACGATTGCTTACATTGGTGCCTACCCGGTATTCCAGACACATGGAATGAGCTCCTCATTGCACAGATATAG
- the LOC109004810 gene encoding probable methyltransferase PMT26 — translation MALGKYTRVDNRRSSSSYCSTVSIVVFVALCLVGVWMMTSSSVVPVQNVDVPQENKNEAKEQVSKSDGGVTRQFEDNSGDLPDDATKGDSNLNSENHSKSEETQDEKPDEKPEENPEEKPVENPEEKPVENPEENPEEKPEEKPEENLEEKSEEKPEEKPEEKFEEKPEEKLDEKPDEGPNSDGGEAKTDGGENGSEGQGGSEGSSGEKKSENPEETKDGEKAGGQIDEKVDQSEKKETDENSGEKKENGQAQNQSLNNVFPSGAQSELLNETTTQSGAWSTQATESKNEKDIQKSSTQQTGYSWKLCNVTAGPDYIPCLDNWEAIRNLRSTKHYEHRERHCPAKAPACLVSLPEGYRRPIEWPTSREKIWYYNVPHTKLAQIKGHQNWVKVSGEYLTFPGGGTQFKHGALHYIDFIQDSVPDVAWGKRSRVILDVGCGVASFGGYLFDRDVLTMSFAPKDEHEAQVQFALERGIPALSAVMGTKRLPFPGRVFDIVHCARCRVPWHIEGGKLLLELNRVLRPGGFFVWSATPVYRKTSEDVEIWSAMKDLTKTMCWELVSINKDTVNEVGAATFKKPISNECYEKRSQSEPPICPESDDPNAAWNVPLQACMHKVPVDTSERGSQWPEQWPARLERPPYWLLSSQVGVYGKAAPDDFTADYEHWKRVVTKSYLTGMGVNWSNVRNAMDMRSVYGGFAAALKDLKIWVMNVVAIDSPDTLPIIYERGLFGIYHDWCESFSTYPRSYDLLHADHLFSKVKKRCNLAGVVAEVDRILRPEGKLIVRDNVETINELENMLKSMQWEVRLTYSRDNEGLLCVQKSMWRPNESETLQYAIA, via the exons ATGGCATTAGGGAAATATACTAGAGTAGACAACAGAAGATCCTCATCATCTTACTGCTCGACTGTGTCAATTGTTGTTTTCGTGGCACTTTGCTTGGTTGGGGTTTGGATGATGACATCATCATCTGTGGTCCCTGTTCAAAACGTGGATGTGCCTCAAGAGAATAAGAATGAGGCGAAGGAACAAGTGAGCAAGAGCGATGGTGGAGTTACTCGGCAGTTTGAGGATAATTCGGGTGATTTGCCAGACGATGCAACCAAAGGAGACAGTAATTTAAACTCTGAGAACCACTCTAAATCAGAAGAAACCCAAGATGAGAAACCTGATGAGAAGCCCGAGGAAAACCCTGAAGAGAAGCCCGTGGAAAATCCTGAAGAGAAGCCTGTGGAAAACCCTGAGGAAAATCCTGAAGAGAAGCCGGAGGAAAAGCCTGAAGAGAATCTGGAGGAAAAGTCTGAAGAGAAGCCCGAGGAGAAGCCTGAAGAGAAGTTCGAGGAGAAGCCTGAAGAGAAGCTGGATGAAAAGCCTGATGAAGGGCCCAATTCAGATGGCGGGGAGGCTAAAACAGATGGGGGTGAGAATGGTTCTGAGGGACAAGGTGGTTCTGAAGGGAGTTCCGGTGAGAAAAAATCAGAGAACCCAGAGGAAACAAAGGATGGAGAAAAGGCAGGTGGTCAGATAGATGAGAAGGTGGATCAAAGTGAGAAGAAGGAAACGGATGAAAACTCTGGtgagaagaaggaaaatggCCAGGCCCAAAACCAGAGTTTAAATAACGTATTTCCTTCTGGGGCTCAGTCAGAGCTCCTGAATGAAACTACCACTCAAAGTGGGGCTTGGTCAACTCAAGCGACAGAGTCAAAGAATGAGAAGGACATTCAAAAATCGTCTACGCAACAGACTGGTTATAGTTGGAAACTTTGCAATGTCACTGCTGGGCCTGATTACATCCCATGCCTTGACAATTGGGAAGCAATCAGAAATCTTAGAAGTACCAAGCATTATGAACATCGAGAGAGGCATTGTCCTGCAAAAGCCCCCGCATGCCTTGTTTCTCTTCCTGAAGGATATAGACGCCCAATTGAGTGGCCTACAAGCAGGGAAAAG ATCTGGTACTATAATGTTCCTCACACCAAACTTGCACAAATCAAGGGGCATCAGAATTGGGTGAAAGTCTCTGGTGAATATCTTACGTTTCCTGGTGGTGGAACCCAATTTAAGCATGGTGCTCTTCATTACATTGACTTCATACAGGAT TCTGTCCCTGATGTTGCCTGGGGGAAACGCTCCCGTGTGATATTGGATGTTGGATGTGGAGTTGCTAGCTTTGGAGGCTATCTCTTTGATAGAGATGTACTCACTATGTCATTTGCTCCAAAGGATGAGCATGAAGCCCAAGTGCAATTTGCACTTGAAAGGGGAATTCCTGCATTATCCGCTGTGATGGGCACAAAGAGACTTCCATTTCCTGGCCGTGTTTTTGATATTGTCCATTGTGCACGATGCAGAGTTCCATGGCACATAGAAG GTGGTAAACTTCTTTTGGAGCTGAATCGTGTGTTGCGTCCTGGTGGTTTCTTTGTCTGGTCTGCTACTCCAGTTTATCGGAAGACTTCTGAAGATGTTGAAATATGGAGTG CAATGAAGGATCTAACAAAAACAATGTGCTGGGAACTAGTTTCGATCAACAAGGATACGGTAAATGAAGTAGGCGCAGCTACATTTAAGAAGCCTATATCTAATGAGTGCTATGAGAAAAGATCACAAAGTGAGCCTCCTATCTGCCCAGAGTCTGACGATCCAAACGCAGCCTG GAACGTGCCATtgcaagcatgcatgcacaaaGTACCTGTAGACACATCTGAGCGTGGGTCTCAATGGCCAGAGCAATGGCCAGCTAGGTTGGAAAGACCACCGTACTGGTTGTTGAGCTCCCAGGTCGGAGTTTATGGTAAAGCTGCTCCTGATGATTTCACTGCAGACTATGAGCACTGGAAACGAGTAGTGACCAAGTCATATCTTACTGGGATGGGAGTTAACTGGTCAAATGTGAGGAATGCCATGGACATGAGATCTGTGTATGGAGG ATTTGCTGCAGCCTTGAAAGATTTGAAGATTTGGGTCATGAATGTGGTCGCCATAGACTCACCAGATACACTACCCATAATTTATGAACGAGGTCTATTCGGAATATATCATGACTGGTGTGAATCCTTTAGCACGTATCCTAGGTCCTATGATCTTCTCCATGCAGACCATCTGTTCTCCAAGGTTAAAAAGAG GTGCAATTTAGCCGGTGTAGTTGCGGAGGTTGATCGGATCCTCAGGCCAGAGGGGAAGCTTATTGTCCGTGACAATGTTGAGACCATTAATGAGCTGGAGAATATGCTGAAGTCTATGCAGTGGGAGGTCCGCTTAACCTACTCGAGGGACAACGAGGGATTGTTGTGTGTTCAGAAGTCCATGTGGCGACCTAACGAATCGGAGACACTCCAGTATGCAATTGCATAA
- the LOC109004800 gene encoding gibberellin 20 oxidase 1-B-like: protein MSLIMDSSTSPPINPLCPLMDAKDHENGAFVFDSALLQKQTSLPSEFIWPLRDLANHSSTTREELKEPIIDLGGFITGDNNAATARAVEHVRAACLNHGFFQVTNHGVDVSLIRAAYDAIDAIFKMPLDKKLSLCRKPGCISGYSGAHADRYSSKLPWKETFSFGHHENDDDHDSVPMVVNYFNSILGEDFQRIGWVYQRYCEAMKEVSLVIMELLAISLGVDRLHYRRFFEDGSSIMRCNYYPPCKKSGLTLGTGPHCDPTSLTILHQDEVGGLEVFANNQWHAIRPRPDALVINIGDTFMALSNGKYKSCLHRAVVNRDKERRSLVYFVCPREDKVVRPPKELVCGELGTLRNYPDFTWSDLFEFTLKHYRADVTTLQSFIQWLLSSKPSNNF from the exons ATGTCTCTCATAATGGACTCTAGCACTTCGCCACCCATTAATCCTCTGTGTCCATTAATGGATGCTAAAGATCATGAGAATGGAGCTTTCGTTTTCGACTCAGCTCTGCTCCAAAAGCAAACCAGCTTGCCTAGCGAATTCATTTGGCCATTACGGGACTTGGCCAATCACAGTAGTACTACTCGAGAAGAGCTCAAAGAACCCATCATTGACTTGGGTGGCTTCATTACAGGTGACAATAATGCAGCAACAGCTCGCGCCGTTGAGCATGTCAGAGCGGCTTGCTTGAACCATGGCTTCTTCCAAGTGACCAACCATGGTGTCGATGTCAGTCTCATTCGTGCCGCGTACGATGCAATCGATGCCATTTTCAAGATGCCTCTCGACAAGAAGCTCAGCCTTTGCAGGAAACCTGGCTGTATCTCAGGGTACTCGGGCGCCCATGCAGATCGTTATTCGTCTAAGTTGCCATGGAAAGAGACATTTTCTTTTGGACACCATgagaatgatgatgatcatgactcCGTGCCCATGGTAGTTAACTACTTCAATTCTATCTTGGGTGAAGATTTCCAACGAATAGG tTGGGTTTATCAAAGATACTGTGAAGCCATGAAGGAAGTTTCTCTAGTGATTATGGAGCTCTTGGCAATTAGCTTGGGTGTTGATCGTTTGCACTACAGAAGATTTTTTGAAGACGGAAGCTCAATAATGAGGTGTAACTACTATCCCCCTTGCAAAAAATCTGGCCTCACCCTTGGCACCGGTCCTCACTGCGACCCAACCTCCTTGACCATTCTTCATCAAGATGAAGTTGGAGGCCTTGAAGTTTTTGCAAATAACCAATGGCATGCAATTCGCCCTCGTCCAGATGCCCTAGTCATAAACATTGGTGATACCTTTATG GCGTTATCTAATGGGAAATACAAGAGTTGCCTGCACAGAGCAGTGGTGAACAGGGACAAGGAGAGGAGATCGTTGGTTTACTTTGTGTGCCCACGAGAGGACAAAGTGGTGAGGCCCCCAAAAGAACTGGTTTGCGGAGAATTAGGGACATTAAGGAACTACCCTGATTTCACATGGTCCGACTTGTTTGAGTTTACACTAAAACACTACAGGGCCGATGTCACTACCCTCCAAAGCTTCATCCAATGGCTTCTATCATCCAAACCATCCAACAACTTCTAG